In the Halorussus rarus genome, GAAAGCGCGTTCCGCTACACGTCACCGCCGCCGGCAAGTCGATACTCGCGTTCCTTCCGGACGAGCGGGTCGTGGAGATCGTGGACGAACACGGGTTGACCCGCGAGACCGAACACAGCATCACCGACGAAGACGAACTGCACGAGGAGCTAGCGAGGGTCCGGGAGAACGGGTACGCCTTCAACGACGAGGAGCAGATAGCGGGCGTTATCGCGGTCGGTGCGCCGGTCGAGAACCGGGACGGGGAGGTCATCGGTGCGTTCAGCGTCTCCGGGCCGGCGAATCGTCTGACCGAGGACTGGTTCCGCGAGGAACTGCCGAGCATCGTACTGGGACTGACCAGCGAGTTCGAACTCCGCCTGACCCTCTCGTAGTCGCCGGTCGGTCGATTGTACGGAACGGGCAGCCTTGGCCGCAGTACTCGTTCACATTCCCCGTTGGAACTCTGCTTGCCGCAAATGACGGGAGGACGGTCGGGTGGACGCCGAGGACCACGTAGAAACGAGCGTGCGAACCAGCCACACAGTGGCGAGTGCTGTCGGCTTAACCGTCAATCACTTGGTGCCCTCGGAGGTAGGCAAGAGGTACCCGATGAGCCGAATGTCGCTACTGATTCCCGTGGTTTTTCCCGGGGAATACGGCCTGACGGACACGAACGTGCAGGGGTTGACCGGTTTCGATATCGTGTTGTTCGGCTACTGGAAGACCCCCGAGGGAGTGGATCCAGCGGTCGTCCGGGAGGAACACGAGGCCGACGCTCAAGCCGAGCTCTACGAGTTGGCGGCCCAGTTCAGTCGTGCCGGTGCGCCGACGGAGGTCCAATTGCACTTCGGCCCGTCGGGCGAGCAGATGGCCGCCCTCCAGACTCGGATCGCCGAAGAGGCCAACGCCGACGCGGTGGTCGTTCCGAGCCGAATCACCCACTGGAGCAACATCCTCGTCCCGCTGCGTGACGACCGGAACGCCGATCGAATCGTGGAATTTCTGGAAGCGTTCGACCCGGAGACGATTTTCGCGCTGGAGTTGTTCCACGTCGCGGCCGACGCGAGTG is a window encoding:
- a CDS encoding universal stress protein — protein: MDAEDHVETSVRTSHTVASAVGLTVNHLVPSEVGKRYPMSRMSLLIPVVFPGEYGLTDTNVQGLTGFDIVLFGYWKTPEGVDPAVVREEHEADAQAELYELAAQFSRAGAPTEVQLHFGPSGEQMAALQTRIAEEANADAVVVPSRITHWSNILVPLRDDRNADRIVEFLEAFDPETIFALELFHVAADASDVETANEMLGGVERMLLDRGFTESDVDVTVEVSPDPEAAIIERASRHNVVVIGETEGRQRADRFLGPVYERITERTNVPVVVVRNRR